ATGGCCCTTGCTCAAGCGCCCGCCGATACCGCCGGGCGGCAGGCTTTCCGTGTCCGGCAGCAGGGCGGCCGCCTGATACAGACTGTCACGCATGACCCGGTGCATGTCGTCCGGCAGGAAGTGCAGCAGCAGTTCCCGGCAAAGGGCCAGCTGGCGCAGCCCCTCGGCATCGAGGCTCGTACAGGGGCGGTGCCTGGGTCTGTCCAGGCTGTAGGCCACCTGACGCCCCAGCTGATGCCGGACGATCTTGCCGAAATGGGAGCTTTCCAGCTGGTCGATGAGCCGGGTCACGGACTGCTTGGCGCAGTTGAGGAGCCGGGAAAGCTCCGTGAGCCGTACAGGCTGGGACGATGTCAGCAGCAGGGTGTAGAGCGAGAGCATCTTTTCCGCCGGGCGGCTCTCTGACCATTTTTTTCCCATAAGGCCTCCTGTAGCCTGTCTTGCCTCGTTTCGGGTGAGGCGCTGTTGCCGGGAAGGAGCCTTTTCCTTCCCGGCAGAGTATGCCCATCATGCGGGACGGGGATCAGTCGTCTTCTCTTTCCTCTTCGTCCTCGTCCTCTTCCTCCTCGATCCTGCGGAGTTCTTCCAGGTTTTCCCTGGCAGCCGCTCTGACGCCGGGATCAGTGTCGGCAAGGAGCCTCGTCAGGATGGCGGCATCCTCGGTCGTATACCCCGCCAGCTCCATACGCACGGCCGGATCAGGGAAGGAAAGCAATGCTTCCAGAACGGCATGCCGGACTTCCTGGTTGGGGATGTCTTCCACGTGCCTGGCAAGGTTGATGAGAGCCGAGGTGGAGACCGTAAGCAGGGCAGGGATCTCGTCCAGCCGCAGGCTCCGGAAGGCGCTGCTGTTCAAGGTCAGACCAAGCCGGAGCCGTTCGCCCACCGGGATGGCGATGGCATCAGGCAGGGCGCTGTTGGCAGCCAGGGCCTGCAGAACACGCATGTCGGGATGCTGGCGCAGGTGCAGCCATAAGGCATCACGTCTGGCAGGGGACATGCGTTGTTCCGAAAGATCGCCTTCCAGCAGTTCGATCCAGTGCGCCAGACGGCGCAACATGAAGACATCATCGGCCTCGATGATGTCTTCTGCCTGTTTGTCCGTCAGATTCCTGATGAAATCCATGCCATCCACCAAGGCGCGCCGGACTTCCAGATCACCGGATGCCCAAAGGCGGTCCCTGTGCTCCGTTTCCAGAGCAGATCCGTCGAGCAATTCTATGGCCAGGGACGGGATATGGAGTTCCAGCAGGGCGGAAACAAGGTCCGGGTAGCCGCCCCGTCGTCCCAGGGCTCTGGCCAGACCGAGCAAAAGGTCATGGCCGATGGGGAATTCCGGGCTGTTTTCATGCAGACGCAGATACATCATGTCGTTCTCCTTGGTTAAGATCATGGGCAGGGGCCTGTCTGGATGTCCGGCGGCAGGCCGTTTTTGTCCCTTTGTGCCGGGGAGGGGCCGCATCACGGTGATCCGGGCATCCGCGGTTGGCCCTGCGGGGGCAGGCAAAAGACCACCGGAGCCTGTTCCGTACGGGAACGCTCTGTCGCAGGGGGGCAGACGGACCTCCTGATAGGGGCAGTATGCAGGTATAGTGTTCCATAATATGGAGACTATGAAAAAATATGTGTTGGTAAAAATAATATGCCGATTTCCTTTGTGTTGCCGTCTTGCGGAACAGGGGAAAGAAGGGGCAGCCAGCATGGTGCCGGTACGCATGACGGTATCTGGTCTGCATGTGGTTGCCGGCTCCGGCCTGCCGGGCGCTGCCGGTCGAGCCGCGCTTCCGTGCAGGAACCGTCCATGCGGGACAGGCTGACAGGTATCGTCCGCTGTGGACGGACCGGGCCGCGGCCGGAGGGGCTGCTGCCCCATGTCCGGCTCATGCGGGGGGCGTACGCTGTTCCCACAGGAGCAGGCGTTCCCGGGCAGCCGCGCAGACCCGCAGGTCCGTATCTTCGCACAGATCCATGAGGACGGCGTGGAAAAGACGTTTGTCCTCGCTGAGGCAGAGATCTGTACCGCCACGCCCGGCCAGCGCCTGACGGACAAGGGGATCTGGATGGCGGGCCAGATAGCGGATGACATTTTTGCGTACGCCGGGCTTTTCGATGCCCCCGATCTCGCCGATGAGCTGGAGCAGCAGGGTATGCGCCGCTTTGAAGAGCAGCCCCAGCTCGCTTTGCTGCAAGCGGCTGAACGCGGTCGTGCAGAACGGCAGGTCCTGCCGGAATCGCTCGCCCACGGAAAAGGCGTAATCCGGCGATATATGGGGATTGCAGGCCAGCGCCTCCCGGACACGCATGTCGGGATGCTGGCGCAGGTGCCGCCACAGCCTGTCCAATAGGGGGTCAGCTTCGGGCAGGAGGGGTTGCACTTCCTCCCTCATGCACAGGGCAAGCTGCCACAGCATGGGAACGTCGTCGGCTTTCAGGATGTCACGGACCTGCCCGGCATCCAGGTGCTGGATGAAGTGCTGTTGGCCCAGCAGGGCCCGGCGCACCTCCAGCCCTCCCGAGCTCCAGAGGCTGTCCATCTGCTCGCAGGACAGGCAGGCGGTGGCGATGATGGTCTCGGTCAGGGAGGGGATCTCCAGCGCCAGCAGCGCATCAGCCACTTCCCGCTGGCAGGGGGCAAGGGAGGCCGCCAGGGCGGCCAGCTGCCTGTAGGTGAGCGGAAGATGCTGCCCGGACGTGGCGAGCCGCAAGGAAGCGCCGCCCTTCACGGCATGATCGCTCCAGACCGGCATGGCAAATATGTCCTGCCTGGCGGCCGATCCTTCCGGCGGGACATCCGAAAAAAGCATCGGGCCGTACGGGCGCAGGGGATGGGAGCGGTGCCGTGCCATGCCGGACAGCTCCAGACGGACGACAGGATCCTTATGGTCCAGCACTCCCTGGATGAAGGTCCTGCGCACCTTCCCGTCACGGATGCACGGCACGAAAGGGAGCGCTTCGACCAGCCGCTGATAGGGGCCCTGGAGCAAAAGGCCCACGTCCTCCTGACGAAGATCGCGGAAGGTCGTCCGGCAGAACGGCAGATGCTGGCGTATCCTATCGGCAAAAGAGATGGCAAATGCCGGAGGAAGGGCGTCATTGCCGGCCAGCGCTTCACGGATGCGCATGTCGGGGTGCCCGCGCAGATGCCGCCACAGCTTTTCGTGTGTGGCCCGGGAAAGGCGGTAGGGGGATTGGGCTCTTCCCGGAAGGAGGGTGGCCAGGCGGCAGAGCAGCGGGACGTTCCCGGTCGTGAGGATATCCCGCGCCTGGCTTTCAGTCAGGCCGATGAGGAAACCGTCACAGTCGAGCAGGGCCTGCCGGATCTCCTGGGGGCCCTGCCGCCAGAGAAAGTCCCTGTGCCTGGTCTCCAGCCGGCAGGTGTCCATCAGGTCCAGGACCAGGGAGGGGGGAGCCTGCTCCAGTAAGGAGGACAGCGGCTTCATATAGGGACGCCGCCGCAGGGATGTGCCACGCGTCATCCCGGGCCGGACACTGTCTTTTCCGCTGGTGTCCCGGCAGTGCACCACATGCTGCCGCCGGCAGGGCTCCTCCCTGGGGCAGCAGGGGCAGATCCCGGCAGTATTTCGTGAATCTTGGGGGTGCTGAGGCGTCATATCCATCCTCCTGTGCAGGCGCCGGGCTTGATGCAGGCGCTGCTGGCAGCAGTATGGAGGCGCATCGTTCCAGATCGTGAGATCAGTGCAAAAAAAGTGGAAATGTCCCGCAAATGCCCGGTGTGCGCACGCTGCGGGCAACAGGCAGAGGAGATGGCCACACGGGAGACAGAAGAAGAGAGGCGGAGAGAAAAGCCTGCGCGGGAGCGCGGAGCCCGGCAAACACGAAAGGCGTACCGTGTTCCGGCACGCCTTTCGTGTATCGTCCGCCCCGGAGGTGGCTCCGCGGGGCTACTTCATCTCCTGGTAGAATTCGTCCACGGCCGCCAGCACTTCCAGCGGCGGGTTCCAGCCGATGAGCGTGGCCATGAAAAGGTTCAGGGCCATGCTGACGGGGCTTTCGAAGACCGGTGACAGGTCACGCGGGCGCGCGCCCTTGAGGATCGCCTCCACCAGACCGGCGCTGAAGCGTCCCTCTTCGGCCGCATTGGACTGGGCCACGCTCAGCAGGGCACCGTGGACCACATCCGGTACTCCCAGCTGGGAGAAGGTGGGGATGTGCGCATCGGCCAGAGGTTGCAGCACGTTGCGCATGGCACTGGCCTGCAGACCGACATTATAGGTAAGATAGACCGCTTCGGCCCCTTGCTCCACCAGCTTTTTATGGCAGGCCAGCAGGCGTTCGGAGGCCAGGTCCGTATCCTGGATGTCGAAGGTGTCGGTACAGCGCAGCAGGGTGACGCCCAGTTCCCTGGCGGCATCCTCGATCTCGTTGAGAGCGATGCTGCTGCGGCCTGCCGGGGTATCCTCGTAGGCGATACCGAGCTTTTTGAAGGCGAAGATGTCATGGAACAGCAGGACCTGGCGCTTGAAACGGTCCGGCTCGATGGGAGCTATCAGATTGTCCCGACCCGAATCTTCCACCGAGGGGATGATGCCCGCGTCCACGGCATTGGTCACGGACGAGACGATGACCGGGACAGGCAGGTCCTGTGCGGCAAGATCCTGCCCGGCCCAGGTGCCGAAGGTCAGGACCATGTCCACGTCCTTCTTTTCCCGGATGCGCCGCAGGACGTCCTGGCGCACCTTTTCCCGCTGCCGGCTGTCCCACTCGGCGGAATAGAAGCCGTCCGCCAGAAAGACAAGGCGGTTGCCGCCCGCATGCCGGTGCAGCCATTCCCACATGCCGCGGACCTCTTCGCTGTCTTTGGGCAGGGGCACATGGCCGTTCCTGATCAGACCGCGTTCCTCCAGCCCCAGGGCCAGTCCCTGGAAGATGCGCTGGTAGTCGGAAAAGGGGCCGCCCTCCACATAGATCACCCGCCATGCCTTGTCCCCGGCGGGCCGGTTCTGGTCAGCAGCGGCAAGGGCGCTGTCCCGGAGCAGCAGAGGCAGGAGAAGCAGGCAGACAAGCAGGGGCGCGACGGCGCGTCGTATCGTGTTCATGAAACCTCCGAAAGGAACGTCGTTCCCTGATGGGGAGCGACAGGCCGGGTACCGGGAAGGGATCGTTCCGGCAGGATGTCGTGGACGATGGTCTTGCGGATGTGGGGCATGCGGCAGGTACGGGCCACGGCCCAGTAGGACGGGATGAAGCGGACATGATCCCCCGTCACGGGCGCCTGAGGACAGGCGCTCACGTCCAGGACGGCGTAATTGCCGCTGAAATCGGTGATCCGCCAGTCCGTCCTGGGGAGTGTGAGGCCCTGGACGTCCGTGTGCAGGCTGCCGCAGTCCACCAGCGCCCGGAGGCGTTTTCCCAGGACAGGGCAGTCGGCGGGCAGGCCCCGCCCGTTGTGGACGCTCTGGCGTGGGGGGCGGATGTCCCGTTCCGTCACTTCCAGCACCGTGGCCGTCAGGCGGAAGATGTCCTGCCGGAAATCCCCGCCCAGCAGGGCCTGGTCGCGGTACATGTCCCATCCGAGCAGCAGGGGATCCCCCATGCGGAATTCCATGATGCAGCCGGGCGGCAGATGCGGGCCGTGGCCGTGGCGGCGGGCGAACCAGTTCCAGAAGATGGTCCCGCCCAGGCTGACCCGGTGCAGGGCGTGGCCCAGCAGGTCCCCGGCCCGGGCCGCCAGCGCTTCGAGCCGGGCCATGTTTTCTTCATCCGGGCAGGTACCGTACAGACAGCCCAGATTGACGCCGATGCCCGCCACATGAGCGCCCGGGCCGCGGGCAGCACGCTGCGAGGCGGCGGCCACGGCCCGCAGCAGGGCGGGCGCCTCGTCCTGCGGGATGCCTTCGCGCATGTCGCCGATATCCACCATGAGCAGGGCCTCGTGGTGCAGGCCCGCGGCCCGGGCGGCGGCATCCAGGGCCCGGAAGGTCGCCTCGCAGGAAAAGGAGCTGCGTTCGAACAGACGGACGACATCGTCCGTCCTGTCCGGGGGCGCCAGATTGATCAGGACGCGCCCTGCGCGGGCAGGCGGCTCCTGGCCATAGAGAAGATGCTCCGTCATGTCCGCGATGCCGTGACAGCCATAGCCCTGCCTGCGCAGGAAGGCGACGATCTCCGGGTGGGAGGCCACCATCTTCAGCACGGGCAGGAAGCGGAAGCCCCAGGCCTGTTCCCGGTGCCGCACAAGGCGCAGATTATGGGCCAGGGCATCCAGATTTATTTCCAGCTCAGGCATGAGGCATCTCCGGGGTGAAAGGCGCAAGGAAGGGCAGGCTCCCGGCGGGCGGGGCCTGTTGCAGGAGGCTGTCCAGCAGCAGGGGCTGCATCTCCTGTCCGGCCAGATCTTCATAATGATAGGGCAGCGAGGCCGCCAGGGCGTGGTCGACCCGGCTGTGCCGCAGGGCTTGCCACAGGTCCGGCGAAAGACCGCCGGCCAGCCAGAGGTCCGCGGCACCGGCTCCCCGGCCCGTCTGCCGCAGGGGACCGTCAGGACAGGGCAGGCGCAGGGGCAGCAGTCCCGTGCAGGGCGGACAGGGGCGGAATGCCCCGGTGATGCGTGCCGCCAGACCGTCCGCGCCGCAGTGCCGCAGGGCTGTACAGATGCCCCGGATCATGCGCGGCAGGTAGGAGGTCTGGAAGATGCCCCCGGCACAGCGCAGCCCCCTGGCCGCGGTCACGGTGGTGAAGTAGAGGAAAAGCGAAGGGAGGATGCGCTCTTCCGTCAGGGCCCTGTCCAGGCTGGGGGCATCCAGCGGCAGGCGCCAGCCGTCATTCCGGGCCGCCACCAGCGCACGGAAATCGCGGGCAGGCCGCAGGGCCAGGGCCCGGCCCTTGCCGTCCACGCCCCAGAACAGGAAGGTGCCCCGTTGCAGCCCCTGTGCGTCACCGGTCCAGCAGGCCCGCTGCCCGTTGAGGGCATCCCAGACGGCGGCGGTCAGCGGCGGGTGCAGGAGCAGCTGACGGACAAGGCTGCCCGGCCGTTCAAGATCGGCCGTGATCAGGCGGCCGCACAGCCATTGCATGTCCAGCGAGACCAGCGGCGGGATGTCGCAGGACTCCGGGATGACCTGCCGCCACAGCAGGGCATTCATGAGACTGGCCTGATCCCGGAACGTGCGCTGCGCCAGGACGCGGGGATGCCGGTAGACGGCCTGTACGAGACGGTCCAGGGCATGCAGGTCGTCCGGCTGGCCGGGAAGTCGCGAGGGCAGGGCGATCCCGGCAGCGGTGAACGCCGGACGCACGCTGATGAGCCCGTGCCGGTCCCGCCCCGGCAGGATGGGCAGCCTGCGGCTGTGGAAACCCGCCTCTCCCGGGGTACCTCGCCCCAGCAGGATGCCGCGCGGATAGGCCACGTTGTTGGCCGGGACAGCTCCGCAATTGAACAGGGGCACGGCGTGGCGGCAGCTCATGGCGAACAGCAGGTCGCCCTGGAAGAATTCCGGGTGGAAGTCCACACCGTGATGGTTGGCTGTGAGGGCATGGGAATCGCTTTCCAGTTCACGGCGCAGGGCCCGGCCCAGATCGGGCGAGTACAGCCGGGCGCAGGTCGTGGCGGCCAGCTCCACGAGGTCGTCGGCGGCTTGCGGCGGCCGGGGCAGGGCGGTATCCGCGCCGAAGCCTGCCGCATAGCCCGCCAGCCTTTGTGCCCCCGCCTGCTCGAAGGCAGCCAGTGCGTCCGGGCAGCGGCTGCGGAGCCAGTCCCGGGCGGGGGTCATGCCCGGCCTCCCGTACGCCGGGCCGGACGGACCAGCAGCAGGAAAAGGAGGGAGATGCCCGTCAGGGCGAGGCCTGCCCAGCGGGCGGCGTCGTCCACGCTCATGATGGCCATGACGGCTCCCACGCAGACCGGGCCGATGACCTGTCCCACGCGTTGCAGGGCATCCAGCAGGCTCATGGCCTGATCCACGCCGATGGCCCGGGCTATGTCCAGTTCCAGCAAAAATTCGCTCTGGGCCGGGATGTTGAGACCGGTGGCCAGTCCCAGCAGGATGGAGCCCGCCACCGAAGCCGGCAGGGGAGGCAGTACGCAGAAACAGGCCACGGACAGGGCCGACAGGATGCCGGCCCAGAAAAGGAGCGGGCCTTTGTACAGACTGCTGCCGACCAGCCGGGCGAACAGGGGCCCGCTGTAGATGACGATGAGGCAGTTGAGCATATAGATGCGCCCGATATTGGACTGGGCCACATCGGCCTGCTTGAGGAAGACGGGCAGGAAATAGTTGAGGAAGCCCACGCAGAGCAGGGCCGACGGCAGCAGGGCCAGCAGGATGAAGGCCAGGAAGCGGCGGTCCGTCAGCAGGCGGCGGACCTGCGTCAGCGTCAGCCTGGCGGCCGGGGCCTCCTCCCGGGCATCTGCCTGCTCTTCCCGGCCGCGCAGCAGGCGCAGGGGCACCAGGGCCAGGCAGGCCAGGATGACGGCGGAGATGACGAAAACGGGGCCGTAGCCCAGGCGTTCGGCCAGCATGGCCCCCAGGGCGCTGCCGCACAGGGAGCCGGCATAGACGCCGGCGAACATGTCGGCCAGCCTGCCGTCCCGTACCGTATAGGCCTGGGCCGTGAGCAGGGAGAGGCCGTAGCCCAGCCCCACCAGGGCCCGGGCGGCGATGAAAAGCCAGGGGTTCCAGGCCAGCATGGAGGCCAGATAGCCCAGGGCCATGCAGATGATGCCGGTCATGAGGGGCGGCCGGGCCCCTTTGCGCTTCATCCATGTCCCGGCAATGAGCACACTGAGGCCGGTCATGCCCATTTCGGCGGAGATGGGCAGGCCCAGCAGCACGTCACGCGGGAGCATGCCGGACGTGGTGAGTTCGGCCATGCGCAGGGGGATGAAGGAAATGGTCATGTCCATGGCCAGGATGAAGACGAACATCAGCGGACGGAACAGGGCGCTGCGGTGGGCGTGGGTCTGCGTCGTCCCCTGCAGGCGGGCCTCCAGACTGCGGGAAAGCAGCAGGAACATCTCCACCATGAAGATGAGGGAGATGACCACCAGGGTCAGGATGTCCAGCCCGTTGGCCATGAGGCGTTCCAGCCAGGGGCCGCGCGTGAGGGAGGCTCGCAGCTTCCATCCCTGTTCCGGGGAATCCCCGCTGACGGAGAAGGACGAGGCCAGTTCCAGCAGGGGGAACTCTTCGCCGGACGGCAGGAGCTCCGGGGCTTCCGGGCCTGCGGCATGGCTTGAGGCGTAGGCCTTGCCGGAGGGGGCGATGATCTCCAGGACGAGACCGTCGCCGTGGATTGTGGCGGCCCTGGTCAGGTAGGCAGACAGACGGCTGGTATCATCAAGGGAGACGCCCACCAGCAGCAGGCGGTTGAGGTCCTCGGTCAGGATGGCACCGGTATGCGCGGCGTCGTTCCTGAGCCCCT
This is a stretch of genomic DNA from Desulfovibrio piger. It encodes these proteins:
- a CDS encoding alanine racemase, encoding MPELEINLDALAHNLRLVRHREQAWGFRFLPVLKMVASHPEIVAFLRRQGYGCHGIADMTEHLLYGQEPPARAGRVLINLAPPDRTDDVVRLFERSSFSCEATFRALDAAARAAGLHHEALLMVDIGDMREGIPQDEAPALLRAVAAASQRAARGPGAHVAGIGVNLGCLYGTCPDEENMARLEALAARAGDLLGHALHRVSLGGTIFWNWFARRHGHGPHLPPGCIMEFRMGDPLLLGWDMYRDQALLGGDFRQDIFRLTATVLEVTERDIRPPRQSVHNGRGLPADCPVLGKRLRALVDCGSLHTDVQGLTLPRTDWRITDFSGNYAVLDVSACPQAPVTGDHVRFIPSYWAVARTCRMPHIRKTIVHDILPERSLPGTRPVAPHQGTTFLSEVS
- a CDS encoding MFS transporter codes for the protein MAGWVAVLLCSLLLYDALLYSSLRTATREGTQASASVAATALKSRMAIGIRFGKKLDTYHNVDRLLASVGQAAGMPLAVLDSRGRALHHWGRFPPLPDISGRLPQTDGETVLDLKDGELLLAPVTDRAGGIAGHIAVWMPSRSLDDTLWSLFRQQLFFQGGLALAGILLLSLCLGLRRSGGLPRNLCLTVFLLLMLGNGALALHAVSRQYTQGLRNDAAHTGAILTEDLNRLLLVGVSLDDTSRLSAYLTRAATIHGDGLVLEIIAPSGKAYASSHAAGPEAPELLPSGEEFPLLELASSFSVSGDSPEQGWKLRASLTRGPWLERLMANGLDILTLVVISLIFMVEMFLLLSRSLEARLQGTTQTHAHRSALFRPLMFVFILAMDMTISFIPLRMAELTTSGMLPRDVLLGLPISAEMGMTGLSVLIAGTWMKRKGARPPLMTGIICMALGYLASMLAWNPWLFIAARALVGLGYGLSLLTAQAYTVRDGRLADMFAGVYAGSLCGSALGAMLAERLGYGPVFVISAVILACLALVPLRLLRGREEQADAREEAPAARLTLTQVRRLLTDRRFLAFILLALLPSALLCVGFLNYFLPVFLKQADVAQSNIGRIYMLNCLIVIYSGPLFARLVGSSLYKGPLLFWAGILSALSVACFCVLPPLPASVAGSILLGLATGLNIPAQSEFLLELDIARAIGVDQAMSLLDALQRVGQVIGPVCVGAVMAIMSVDDAARWAGLALTGISLLFLLLVRPARRTGGRA
- a CDS encoding ABC transporter substrate binding protein, translated to MNTIRRAVAPLLVCLLLLPLLLRDSALAAADQNRPAGDKAWRVIYVEGGPFSDYQRIFQGLALGLEERGLIRNGHVPLPKDSEEVRGMWEWLHRHAGGNRLVFLADGFYSAEWDSRQREKVRQDVLRRIREKKDVDMVLTFGTWAGQDLAAQDLPVPVIVSSVTNAVDAGIIPSVEDSGRDNLIAPIEPDRFKRQVLLFHDIFAFKKLGIAYEDTPAGRSSIALNEIEDAARELGVTLLRCTDTFDIQDTDLASERLLACHKKLVEQGAEAVYLTYNVGLQASAMRNVLQPLADAHIPTFSQLGVPDVVHGALLSVAQSNAAEEGRFSAGLVEAILKGARPRDLSPVFESPVSMALNLFMATLIGWNPPLEVLAAVDEFYQEMK